Below is a genomic region from Fervidobacterium sp..
TTTACCTGTTTTGGTGTCTAAAACTGATATGTTAGCATCGCATCTCATTGCACCTTTTTCCATATCTCCACTACTAACACCAAGGTATCTGAGTAATGTCCTAAGTTTTTCCATAAACAATCTCGCTTGTTCTGGAGATTCTATATCCGGTTCTGTTACAATTTCAGTAAGAGGAATTCCACATCGATTCATATCAACAAGAGAATAATCAGCTTCAGTGATGTTCTCACCGGAATGTAGTAATTTTCCCGCATCTTCTTCAAGATGAATCCTTCTAATTCTCACAATTTTTCCATTAACATCCAGATATCCATACTCTGCAACTGGGTAAAAAAATTGTGTAATTTGATAACCTTTAGGCAAATCTGGGTAAAAATAATTTTTTCTATCGAACCTTGTGTATTCGTTTACTTTGCAATTCAAAGCAAGCGCGAGTTTAATCCCAAGCTCATACATTTCTTGCGAAGGCACTGGCAAAGCACCAGGTTGTCCCGTACATACTGGACAAATCGAAGTATTCGGCTCCATCTCGAAAACATCTGCGCTACAGCTGCAGAAAGCTTTCGTTTTAGTATTGAGTTGAACGTGTATCTCAAGACCTATTATTGGTCGGTATCTGGAAAGGTCCATATAGTCACCTCCAAATCTTAGAAAATGTGAAAACCTATGAACAGAATTTAGAATTTAAGCACAGCATCTTTTTAAATTTTAGCTTTTCTTTCAATATGGTCCGCGAACCCAAGTAACTTTGCATCAGAAAATCTTGGACCAGTAATTTGAATTCCAACTGGAAGACCGTTGATCTGGCCAAAAGGAATGCTTATAGCCGGCAACCCTGCAAGATTTGCTGGAATAGTAAATATATCCATCATATAACAAACAAGTGGTTCGGAAACAGAACCTATTTTAAATGCAACGGTTGGTGAAGTGGGTGTTACTATAAAGTCGTAATTCTCAAAAACTTCTGAGAATTTCTTTGATATTACTCTTCTAACCTTTTGTGCTTTTTCGAAGTATGCATCATAATAGGCTGCACTTAAAGTAAACGTTCCTATGAGTATTCGTCTTCTTACTTCTTCACCGAACCCATATCCCCTTGTTTTTTCATACATTTGACTCAAAGAATCGGAAGAAATTCTTAAGCCATACTTTACACCGTCAAACCTGGAAAGGTTTGAACTAACTTCTGCTGGAGCGATTATGTAGTACGTTGCAACCGAATATTTTATCTCGTTCATATCTACAATGTCAACTGTGTGACCGAGTTTTCTTAAAAATTCCATAAACTCTTCTGTTTTATTCTTGATACCTTCTTCCACACCTTCCGAAAAAGATTGTTTCGCAACTGCTATATTCATTTTCGGCAAGTCTTTGTTGATAAACTCAGTGAAATCGATCTTTCTATCAACAGTAGTCGAATCGTTTTCATCTTTACCAGCAATAATATTCATCAGTATAGCACTATCTTCCACCGTCTTTGTTATAGGTCCTATTTGATCGAGTGAGGAAGCAAATGCTACAAGTCCATATCTTGAAACCAAACCGTAAGTTGGTTTAAAGCCTACAACTCCACAAAATGCAGCAGGTTGCCTAATCGAACCTCCTGTGTCACTTCCAAGTGCGGCTATCACCTCTCCGGAAGCGACAGCAGCAGCAGACCCTCCACTGCTACCACCTGCTACCCTTTCAACATCGTGTGGATTTTTTGTTGGACCAAATGCAGAATATTCTGTACTTACGCCCATAGCAAATTCGTCAAGGTTTGTTTTTCCTACAAATGAAAAATTGTGATCTCGCAATTTCTTGATAACCGTTGCATCAAATGGCGCAATAAAACCTTTTAAAATTTTAGAAGCACAAGTAGTCTCCATCCCTTTGACGTTTATGTTGTCCTTTATTCCTATCGGAATACCACTACCAGGTTGCCTGTTTACACTTATAAATGCGTTGAGGACTTTGTCTTCTTCATTGATAATTTCCAGAGATCTTTGAACTAACTCGTCCGAATCGTGGTACATTTGAACATACTTCATTGCATCTTTCAAAGTGAGCTTTTTAAACAATTGTTTATCGATACTTCTTTCCAAAACAAACACCTCCTTGTCACTTATTGAAAATTATACCATAATTATTGTTGAAGTTGATACTTTTGTGTTAAAATATATGTACTTATGGCCATTAACACATTCATGAACAGGGGGTCAAAGTTTGATGTTTATCGAAAAGGCTGATAAGTATTACTATCATTATCCTTTTCCTGTTGCAATCGTTGGAGTGATTTACAACGATAGAGTTAATTTCATGGCTGCGGCATGGCATACTCAAATCTCTTTTTCACCGCCATTCTATGGTGTTGCTATCTCACCCAAAAGATTCACTAATAAACTGATGGAGCGATCCGAAGCATTTTCATTGTCTTTTCTTAAATATGAAGATTACAAAATTTCTGGGTTTGTTGGAAGAACATCGGGGAAAGATTTTGAAAAAGATAAGCTTTTTGATATAAATTATATCAAGGGAAGAAAATTAAATGTTCCAGTAATCAAGAATGCTGTTTGTTGTTATGAATGTAAAGTAATAGACCATAGAACCTACGGTGATCATATACTTTACGTTGGCGAAATTGTTGGAATACACTATGACGATGAGTTTTTCGACAAGGGTATTAGCAAAGGGCTCTTGCTTTACGCAGGTAATGATATGTACATTACAACAAAAGAAGATTCTATTGTAAAGTTTGGTAAAGAAGAAGTAGAAGAAATACTTAGAACAAAATTGAAAGAGCAATGATATAATATAAAATAAAAATGATTTGTTAATGATTATCAACTGTCTTGTCTTTTAGGAGGGGAGAGTATGAGGATATTCCTTGATACTGCAAATATTGATGAAATTCGCCAGGGAGTTGAGTGGGGAGTTGTTGATGGAGTTACAACAAATCCAACATTGATAGCAAAAGAAGGTGTGGATTTTGAAAAAAGGATAAAAGAAATCTGTGAGCTTGTGCAGGGACCAGTTTCCGCTGAAGTTATATCCTCGAAATGGGAAGAAATGGTTGAAGAAGCAAGAAAATTGTCGTCTATTGATGAATATGTAGTTGTCAAAATACCTATGACACCAGATGGTATAAGAGCTGTGAAAGTACTATCTGCGGAAGGAATAAAAACGAATGTTACGCTTGTTTTCAGTGCTAATCAAGCACTTCTTGCAGCAAAAGCTGGTGCAACTTACGTTAGCCCGTTTATTGGTAGGATAGATGATAACGGTAACGATGGTCTAAGATTATTAGAAGAAATTATTCAGGTATACTCTAATTATGGATTTGAAACAGAAATTATTGCAGCAAGTATTAGACACCCAATGCATGTAGTTGAGGCAGCTATGATAGGTGTTGACATTGCCACGGTACCTTTTGAAGTTTTAAAGAAAATGTTTTTACATCCACTGACTGACGTTGGTATTAAAAGATTCTTACAAGACTGGGAATTTTACAAAAACAACCTCAAGTGATTTCTTTGAAGACTAATAGTGTTGCAACGGTAAGAAAGGGAGGTAAATAAATGTATAGAACCCACACGTGCGGTGAACTTAGAGCTTCTGAAGAAGGGAAAAACGTTATTCTCTCAGGCTGGGTGGATAGGATAAGAGATCTTGGCGGTGTTAAATTCATTGTTTTGAGAGATAGGTATGGAAAGACACAAGTAGTTGTGAATCCAGATTCACCTGTCTATTCAGTTGTTGATGAAATTTCCAGAGAAGATGTTGTTCAGATAGAAGGTGTTGTAAGGAAAAGACCTAAGGAGGCTATAACTTCAGAAACGACAGGGGAAATTGAAGTTCTTGCACACAGTTTGAAAATTTTGTCAAAATCTTCACTTCCCCCATTTTATCCAGGTGATGATGTTTCCGAAGAAATCAGATTAAGATACAGGTATCTTGACATTAGAAACCAAAAAATGTTGAACAATCTTGTAATCAGGCATCAATTGGCTTTGAAGACAAGAGAGTACCTTTCGTCTCAAGGATTTCTTGAAATCGAAACTCCTTACCTAACAAAAAGTACACCGGAAGGGGCAAGAGACTTTCTTGTTCCATCAAGGCT
It encodes:
- the fsa gene encoding fructose-6-phosphate aldolase encodes the protein MRIFLDTANIDEIRQGVEWGVVDGVTTNPTLIAKEGVDFEKRIKEICELVQGPVSAEVISSKWEEMVEEARKLSSIDEYVVVKIPMTPDGIRAVKVLSAEGIKTNVTLVFSANQALLAAKAGATYVSPFIGRIDDNGNDGLRLLEEIIQVYSNYGFETEIIAASIRHPMHVVEAAMIGVDIATVPFEVLKKMFLHPLTDVGIKRFLQDWEFYKNNLK
- a CDS encoding flavin reductase family protein, which encodes MFIEKADKYYYHYPFPVAIVGVIYNDRVNFMAAAWHTQISFSPPFYGVAISPKRFTNKLMERSEAFSLSFLKYEDYKISGFVGRTSGKDFEKDKLFDINYIKGRKLNVPVIKNAVCCYECKVIDHRTYGDHILYVGEIVGIHYDDEFFDKGISKGLLLYAGNDMYITTKEDSIVKFGKEEVEEILRTKLKEQ
- the gatA gene encoding Asp-tRNA(Asn)/Glu-tRNA(Gln) amidotransferase subunit GatA, which encodes MKYVQMYHDSDELVQRSLEIINEEDKVLNAFISVNRQPGSGIPIGIKDNINVKGMETTCASKILKGFIAPFDATVIKKLRDHNFSFVGKTNLDEFAMGVSTEYSAFGPTKNPHDVERVAGGSSGGSAAAVASGEVIAALGSDTGGSIRQPAAFCGVVGFKPTYGLVSRYGLVAFASSLDQIGPITKTVEDSAILMNIIAGKDENDSTTVDRKIDFTEFINKDLPKMNIAVAKQSFSEGVEEGIKNKTEEFMEFLRKLGHTVDIVDMNEIKYSVATYYIIAPAEVSSNLSRFDGVKYGLRISSDSLSQMYEKTRGYGFGEEVRRRILIGTFTLSAAYYDAYFEKAQKVRRVISKKFSEVFENYDFIVTPTSPTVAFKIGSVSEPLVCYMMDIFTIPANLAGLPAISIPFGQINGLPVGIQITGPRFSDAKLLGFADHIERKAKI